The following proteins come from a genomic window of Methanobacterium bryantii:
- a CDS encoding TetR/AcrR family transcriptional regulator — protein MSLERKEMKRKQKREEIISTAERLFFSEGYDDVSMNDIAKDVGMSKATLYLYFDNKDSLFFAVVLRGAEIMKSLIEKEIGTVEKGIDKIFAYRNAYFNFALRYPDYLHIYNYFISGRFNLTRIVDNLVMKDVIERGRKFAMFPATMASSDENERRIMEIRKDILILLINSIKTGIEDGSVDKKIQIIEMAILIKSMTESSLNMPPDLVKTLEIRGINSKKYFLDINNLLNSLFKS, from the coding sequence ATGTCTTTAGAAAGAAAGGAAATGAAAAGAAAACAGAAGCGGGAAGAGATAATCAGTACTGCTGAAAGATTATTCTTTTCTGAAGGCTATGATGATGTTTCAATGAATGACATTGCTAAGGATGTTGGAATGAGTAAAGCGACTCTTTATTTGTATTTTGATAATAAAGACAGCCTTTTTTTTGCAGTTGTCCTTCGAGGCGCTGAAATTATGAAATCTCTAATAGAAAAAGAGATTGGGACTGTAGAAAAGGGTATTGATAAGATTTTTGCTTATAGAAATGCTTATTTTAATTTTGCATTAAGATATCCAGATTATCTTCATATCTACAATTATTTTATCTCTGGAAGGTTTAATTTAACTCGAATTGTAGATAATCTAGTCATGAAAGATGTAATTGAGCGCGGCAGAAAATTTGCCATGTTTCCTGCAACAATGGCTTCCTCTGATGAAAATGAGAGGCGAATCATGGAAATTCGAAAGGATATTCTTATACTTTTAATTAATTCAATTAAAACAGGTATTGAAGACGGTTCAGTTGATAAAAAGATACAGATTATAGAAATGGCGATTTTAATAAAATCAATGACTGAAAGTAGTTTGAATATGCCTCCAGATTTAGTAAAAACTCTAGAAATAAGGGGCATAAATAGTAAAAAGTATTTTTTAGACATTAATAACTTATTAAATAGTTTATTTAAATCATAA